From Mesorhizobium sp., the proteins below share one genomic window:
- a CDS encoding RelA/SpoT domain-containing protein, translated as MQTAAIFAGNEVRPAGKRLGQPIVGFEHMSMAEKDELYRVFSVANDWRESHVYPMRSVRQSVIARMRTLRCNGITAGRVKRMAAIRRKLSTTPIHLDQIQDIAGCRAILDNMDGVRKLVASIKDEFPHNIRRQSPYIDTPKGDGYRSHHFALDFEKGERRRVELQVRTRLQHSWATAVEAVGLFLGQDIKHHKGDTNWLRLFQLMSGEFARVEGCAGPQGMPSRSDCLKELRELDHVLGAAQLLDNIKILAHYAENYDYDKGQFYVIRYRRVEKTVDVTSFSSESDASTMVSAIERLVETGQDDSRVVMVEVDRMDGLVETYPNYFGDVSLFVQNLKQICLGKDAIEYHMAPQKLVKPKPEEKPDPTSLFRRYTRWNDPSRK; from the coding sequence ATGCAAACTGCAGCAATCTTCGCCGGCAACGAAGTGCGACCTGCCGGAAAACGACTCGGCCAACCGATCGTCGGCTTTGAACACATGTCGATGGCGGAGAAGGACGAACTCTACCGGGTGTTCTCGGTCGCCAACGATTGGCGAGAGTCGCATGTCTACCCGATGCGAAGCGTACGCCAGTCCGTCATCGCCCGGATGCGAACGCTGAGGTGCAACGGCATAACCGCTGGCCGCGTGAAGCGCATGGCTGCCATCCGCCGAAAGCTCTCCACCACACCTATCCATCTCGACCAGATACAGGACATCGCCGGTTGCAGGGCGATCCTCGACAACATGGATGGCGTTCGGAAGCTGGTCGCATCCATCAAGGACGAGTTTCCGCATAACATCCGACGTCAGTCACCCTACATCGACACGCCGAAAGGCGACGGCTACCGGAGCCACCACTTTGCGCTGGACTTCGAAAAGGGCGAGCGGCGGCGTGTTGAGCTTCAGGTTCGGACCCGGCTCCAGCATTCATGGGCAACCGCCGTGGAAGCCGTTGGCCTGTTTCTCGGGCAGGACATCAAGCACCACAAGGGTGACACAAACTGGCTAAGGCTGTTCCAGCTTATGTCGGGAGAGTTTGCCCGCGTGGAGGGATGCGCCGGTCCACAGGGGATGCCGAGCCGCAGCGACTGCCTGAAGGAGTTGCGAGAGCTGGATCACGTTCTGGGTGCCGCCCAGTTGCTCGATAACATCAAGATTTTGGCGCACTACGCCGAGAACTACGACTACGACAAAGGTCAGTTCTACGTGATCCGCTACCGCCGTGTTGAGAAGACGGTTGATGTCACGTCGTTCAGCAGCGAGAGCGATGCTTCGACGATGGTGAGCGCCATAGAGCGGCTGGTCGAAACTGGACAGGACGACTCCCGCGTGGTCATGGTTGAGGTCGATCGGATGGATGGCCTGGTGGAGACCTACCCCAACTACTTCGGCGACGTGTCGCTGTTCGTGCAGAACCTGAAGCAAATCTGCCTCGGCAAGGATGCGATCGAATACCACATGGCGCCGCAGAAGCTGGTGAAGCCCAAGCCGGAGGAGAAGCCGGACCCAACCTCGCTGTTCCGTCGATACACGCGCTGGAACGATCCTTCGCGAAAGTGA